One part of the Streptomyces ferrugineus genome encodes these proteins:
- a CDS encoding RidA family protein, which yields MTEKTALTPKTHTTPPAKFSHGVKKGNILQVAGQVGFLPAVEGQPPTPAGPTLREQTLQTLANVKAILEEGGASWDDVMMIRVYLTDVAHFAEMNEIYNTYFEEQGLTQPPAARTTVYVGLPAGLLIEIDALAVLG from the coding sequence ATGACCGAGAAGACCGCGCTCACCCCGAAGACCCACACCACGCCGCCCGCCAAGTTCTCGCACGGAGTGAAGAAGGGGAACATCCTCCAGGTCGCGGGTCAGGTCGGCTTCCTCCCGGCGGTCGAGGGGCAGCCGCCGACACCCGCCGGTCCCACCCTGCGCGAGCAGACCCTCCAGACCCTCGCCAACGTCAAGGCGATCCTGGAGGAGGGCGGCGCCTCCTGGGACGACGTGATGATGATCCGCGTCTATCTGACGGACGTCGCCCACTTCGCCGAGATGAACGAGATCTACAACACCTACTTCGAGGAGCAGGGGCTGACCCAGCCGCCCGCCGCGCGCACGACCGTGTACGTCGGTCTGCCCGCCGGTCTGCTCATCGAGATCGACGCGCTGGCCGTACTCGGCTGA
- a CDS encoding IclR family transcriptional regulator — MSQTVDRALSILPLLAEGPADLGQVADRLGVHKSTALRLLRTLHEHGMVYRQSDQRYRLGARLIALAQEAMENLDIREIAHPHLVRLNEQCGHTVHLAVYEEDEVLYIDKVESRYPVRMYSRIGKPVAITVAAVAKLLLADLPEHERRALTDKLDYPMYTARSTPNAPAFLKELDKVREQGWATDLGGHEESINCVAAPIRGADGRVVAAMSVSAPNVVVTADELLTLLPLVRRTADDISGEYSGRTSAKGTE, encoded by the coding sequence ATGAGCCAGACCGTCGACCGCGCGCTCAGCATCCTGCCGCTGCTCGCCGAGGGCCCCGCCGACCTGGGCCAGGTCGCCGACCGCCTGGGCGTCCACAAGTCCACGGCCCTGCGCCTGCTGCGCACCCTGCACGAGCACGGCATGGTCTACCGCCAGTCCGACCAGCGCTACCGCCTCGGCGCCCGCCTGATCGCCCTCGCCCAGGAGGCGATGGAGAACCTCGACATCCGCGAGATCGCCCACCCCCACCTCGTACGCCTCAACGAGCAGTGCGGACACACCGTGCACCTCGCCGTGTACGAGGAGGACGAGGTGCTGTACATCGACAAGGTCGAGAGCCGCTACCCGGTGCGGATGTACTCCCGGATCGGCAAACCGGTGGCCATCACGGTCGCCGCCGTGGCCAAGCTGCTGCTCGCCGATCTGCCCGAGCACGAGCGCCGCGCCCTCACCGACAAGCTCGACTACCCCATGTACACGGCCCGTTCCACCCCCAACGCACCCGCTTTCCTGAAGGAGTTGGACAAGGTGCGCGAACAGGGCTGGGCCACCGACCTCGGTGGCCACGAGGAGTCCATCAACTGCGTCGCCGCACCGATCCGCGGCGCCGACGGCCGCGTCGTCGCCGCGATGTCGGTCTCCGCGCCGAACGTCGTCGTCACCGCCGACGAACTCCTCACCCTGCTCCCGCTGGTGCGCCGTACGGCGGACGACATCAGCGGCGAGTACTCCGGCAGAACCTCAGCGAAGGGCACCGAATGA
- a CDS encoding sugar kinase, whose product MTVTGPCNALDVVDVVALGESMVTFLPTRPGRLADVPSFERAIGGAESNVACALAAAGHRARWVSRVGTDGFGDHLVEAIAGYGVDVSAVRRDPVRPTGVYFRTAGDRATDAHEVAYYRAGSAASGMSVEDVDLSAARSGRVLHLSGITAALSEGCLGLMRELTGAGAGAGRPMVSFDVNYRAGLWGDGDGPGVLLELARGADVVFVGEDEAEDAWGIAGGPEAVRAALPEPGVLVVKQGGVGATAFVSAAGGVRPSRPAQAAGSRAAGAAPVPQRGGTPSARASDTHPRPAEASSTFVPALTVDVVATVGAGDAFAAGFLSATLRALPIRDRLRHAHLWAAATLTAPGDLAAPPSHDTADRLAALDDAGWEKLRLGPGWTQAAQRADEEVRTP is encoded by the coding sequence GTGACTGTCACCGGACCCTGCAATGCCCTCGACGTCGTGGACGTTGTCGCGCTCGGCGAGTCCATGGTCACGTTCCTGCCCACACGTCCCGGGCGCCTCGCCGATGTGCCGTCGTTCGAGCGGGCGATCGGCGGCGCGGAATCCAACGTCGCGTGCGCGCTGGCTGCCGCCGGCCACCGCGCGAGGTGGGTCAGCCGCGTCGGCACCGACGGGTTCGGCGACCATCTCGTCGAGGCGATCGCGGGGTACGGCGTCGATGTCTCGGCCGTGCGGCGGGATCCGGTACGGCCGACGGGGGTGTACTTCCGCACGGCCGGGGACCGGGCCACGGACGCGCATGAGGTGGCGTACTACCGGGCGGGTTCGGCGGCGTCCGGGATGTCCGTGGAGGACGTGGACCTGAGCGCGGCGCGTTCGGGTCGGGTGCTGCATCTGTCGGGGATCACGGCGGCGTTGTCGGAAGGGTGCCTGGGGTTGATGCGGGAGCTGACGGGGGCGGGGGCGGGGGCGGGGCGCCCGATGGTCTCGTTCGACGTCAACTACCGGGCGGGGCTCTGGGGAGACGGCGACGGGCCGGGGGTGCTGCTGGAACTGGCGCGCGGGGCTGATGTCGTGTTCGTGGGGGAGGACGAGGCCGAGGACGCGTGGGGGATTGCGGGGGGACCGGAGGCGGTGCGGGCGGCGTTGCCCGAGCCGGGAGTGCTGGTGGTGAAGCAGGGGGGAGTGGGGGCTACGGCGTTTGTGTCGGCTGCGGGTGGCGTTCGGCCCAGCCGCCCAGCTCAAGCTGCGGGCAGTCGTGCCGCTGGGGCGGCACCCGTCCCACAGAGAGGCGGCACCCCCTCAGCGCGGGCGAGCGACACCCACCCCCGCCCAGCCGAAGCGTCGAGTACCTTCGTCCCCGCCCTGACCGTAGATGTCGTAGCAACCGTCGGCGCAGGCGACGCCTTCGCCGCAGGCTTCCTCTCCGCCACCCTCCGCGCCCTGCCCATCCGGGACCGCCTCCGCCACGCCCACCTCTGGGCCGCCGCCACCCTCACCGCCCCCGGCGACCTCGCCGCACCCCCCTCCCACGACACCGCCGACCGCCTGGCCGCCCTCGACGACGCCGGGTGGGAGAAACTTCGACTCGGCCCCGGCTGGACGCAAGCCGCACAACGGGCCGACGAGGAGGTACGTACGCCATGA
- a CDS encoding amino acid deaminase: MSNEALARLAEERIDHRFKGLPPDADGLTVAELSAQRRNLFTGGFATPVLALSAERLEHNLDLMETYAARHGLAFAPHGKTSMAPQLFQRQIEHGAWGITLAVPHQVRVARAYGIERVFLANELVDAAALRWIAGELAADPAFRLVCYVDSVRGVELMDAALRGAGATRPLDVVVELAGGEGARTGVRTEAECATVADAVAAVPTLRLVGVAGYEGEVPQPNPERVHAYLRRLVALAADFDKAGRFAGLGLDEIIVSAGGSAWFDAVADVFAEIPELSLPVLKLLRSGAYVSHDDGHYRKLTPFNRVPQEGALEPAFRLWAQVVSRPSPEQAFVNAGKRDAAYDLDLPFAQVVRRDGAERPATGVSVTALSDQHAWLATTGEADLEVGDWLGMGLSHPCTSFDKWQLIPVTQADGTVVDYIRTYF; the protein is encoded by the coding sequence ATGAGCAACGAGGCGCTCGCCCGCCTGGCCGAGGAACGCATCGACCACCGCTTCAAGGGCCTCCCCCCGGACGCCGACGGCCTGACCGTCGCCGAGCTGTCCGCCCAGCGCCGCAACCTTTTCACCGGCGGCTTCGCCACCCCCGTGCTCGCCCTCTCCGCCGAGCGCCTGGAGCACAACCTCGACCTCATGGAGACGTACGCCGCCCGCCACGGCCTCGCCTTCGCCCCGCACGGCAAGACGTCCATGGCCCCGCAGCTCTTCCAGCGGCAGATCGAGCACGGCGCGTGGGGCATCACGCTCGCGGTACCGCACCAGGTGCGGGTGGCACGGGCGTACGGCATCGAGCGCGTCTTCCTCGCGAACGAGCTCGTGGACGCCGCCGCCCTGCGGTGGATCGCCGGTGAGCTGGCGGCCGACCCCGCCTTCCGTCTCGTCTGTTACGTCGACTCCGTGCGGGGCGTGGAGCTGATGGACGCCGCCCTGCGAGGCGCCGGCGCCACCCGGCCGCTGGACGTCGTCGTGGAGCTGGCCGGCGGCGAGGGCGCCCGCACCGGGGTCCGCACCGAGGCCGAGTGCGCCACCGTCGCGGACGCGGTGGCCGCCGTGCCGACGCTGCGGCTGGTCGGTGTCGCCGGGTACGAGGGCGAGGTGCCGCAGCCGAACCCCGAGCGGGTGCACGCCTATCTGCGGCGGCTCGTCGCGCTCGCCGCCGACTTCGACAAGGCGGGGCGGTTCGCGGGGCTCGGTCTCGACGAGATCATCGTCAGCGCCGGCGGCAGCGCCTGGTTCGACGCGGTGGCGGACGTCTTCGCCGAGATCCCCGAACTGTCCCTGCCCGTGCTGAAGTTGCTGCGCTCCGGCGCCTACGTCTCGCACGACGATGGCCACTACCGCAAGCTGACCCCCTTCAACCGGGTCCCGCAGGAGGGCGCCCTCGAACCCGCCTTCCGGCTGTGGGCCCAGGTCGTCTCCCGCCCCTCCCCCGAGCAGGCCTTCGTCAACGCGGGCAAGCGGGACGCGGCCTACGACCTCGATCTGCCGTTCGCCCAGGTGGTCCGCCGGGACGGGGCCGAGCGCCCGGCCACCGGCGTCTCGGTGACCGCCCTGTCCGACCAGCACGCGTGGCTGGCGACGACCGGGGAGGCGGACCTGGAGGTCGGGGACTGGCTCGGGATGGGGTTGTCCCACCCGTGCACGTCGTTCGACAAGTGGCAGCTGATCCCGGTCACACAGGCGGACGGGACGGTCGTCGACTACATCCGCACGTACTTCTAG
- a CDS encoding N-acyl-D-amino-acid deacylase family protein, with protein sequence MEELVIRDAEVVDGSGGPSYRADVVVDGGRIVSIVREAAAAGCQRPKARRELDAEGLVLSPGFIDMHAHSDLALLRDPDHSAKAAQGVTLEVIGQDGLSYAPVDDRTLAEVRRAITGWNGSGDDIDFDWRTVGEYLDRLDAGFEGRGIAVNAAYLIPQGTVRALAVGWEDREATPDELDRMRRLVAEGLEQGAVGLSSGLTYTPGMYAKDAELTELCRVVARYGGYYCPHHRSYGAGALEAYAEMVALTGEAGCALHLAHATMNFGVNKGRAPELLSLLDKALAEGADISLDTYPYTPGCTTLVAMLPSWASEGGPEAVLARLADDDTAERIRHHMEVVGADGCHGVPIEWDTIEISGVSDPALGDFVGRTIRQSADARGEAPWVTARRLLRQDRLGSTILQHVGHEENVRTIMRHRVHTGGSDGILQGTKPHPRAYGTFPHYLGRYVRELGVLSLEECVAHLTSRPAARLRLPDRGLVREGYRADLVLFDPETVAAGSSFEQPRTLPTGVPYVLIDGRFVIEDGRRTDVLAGRAVRRTAYPA encoded by the coding sequence GTGGAAGAGCTTGTCATCCGGGACGCGGAGGTCGTGGACGGCAGTGGTGGTCCGTCCTACCGCGCCGATGTGGTGGTGGACGGCGGCCGGATCGTGTCGATCGTGCGGGAGGCGGCCGCCGCCGGCTGCCAACGGCCGAAGGCGCGGCGCGAGTTGGACGCCGAGGGCCTCGTCCTGTCCCCCGGCTTCATCGACATGCACGCCCACAGCGATCTGGCGCTGCTGCGGGACCCCGACCACAGCGCGAAGGCCGCGCAGGGGGTCACCCTCGAAGTCATCGGCCAGGACGGGCTGTCGTACGCCCCCGTCGACGACCGCACCCTAGCCGAGGTGCGCCGCGCCATCACCGGCTGGAACGGCTCCGGCGACGACATCGACTTCGACTGGCGGACGGTGGGCGAGTACCTGGACCGTCTCGACGCCGGCTTCGAGGGCCGGGGCATCGCCGTGAACGCGGCGTACCTCATCCCGCAGGGCACGGTCCGCGCGCTCGCCGTGGGCTGGGAGGACCGGGAGGCCACGCCGGACGAGCTCGACCGGATGCGGCGGCTGGTCGCGGAGGGGCTCGAGCAGGGCGCGGTCGGACTGTCGTCGGGGCTGACGTACACGCCGGGCATGTACGCCAAGGACGCCGAGCTGACCGAGCTGTGCCGGGTGGTGGCGCGGTACGGCGGCTACTACTGCCCGCACCACCGCTCCTACGGGGCCGGGGCCCTGGAGGCGTACGCGGAGATGGTGGCCCTGACCGGGGAGGCGGGCTGTGCGCTCCATCTGGCCCACGCCACCATGAACTTCGGCGTGAACAAGGGGCGGGCGCCGGAGCTGCTGTCCCTGCTGGACAAGGCGCTCGCCGAAGGGGCCGACATCAGCCTGGACACCTACCCCTACACCCCCGGCTGCACGACCCTGGTCGCCATGCTGCCGAGCTGGGCGAGCGAGGGCGGCCCCGAGGCGGTGCTGGCCCGGCTGGCGGACGACGACACCGCCGAGCGCATCCGGCACCACATGGAGGTCGTCGGCGCCGACGGCTGCCACGGGGTGCCCATCGAGTGGGACACGATCGAGATCTCGGGCGTGAGCGACCCGGCGCTCGGGGACTTCGTCGGCCGTACGATCCGGCAGTCCGCGGACGCGCGGGGCGAGGCCCCCTGGGTGACCGCGCGCCGGCTGCTCCGTCAGGACCGGCTGGGCTCGACGATCCTCCAGCACGTCGGCCACGAGGAGAACGTCCGCACGATCATGCGGCACCGCGTCCACACGGGCGGCTCGGACGGCATCCTGCAGGGCACGAAGCCGCATCCGCGGGCGTACGGCACGTTCCCGCACTACCTCGGCCGCTATGTACGGGAGTTGGGGGTGCTGTCCCTGGAGGAGTGCGTGGCCCATCTGACCTCGCGCCCGGCGGCGCGGCTGCGGCTGCCGGACCGGGGGCTGGTGCGCGAGGGCTACCGGGCGGACCTGGTGCTGTTCGACCCGGAGACGGTAGCGGCGGGCTCCTCGTTCGAGCAGCCGCGCACGCTACCGACAGGCGTCCCGTACGTCCTGATCGACGGCCGTTTCGTGATCGAGGACGGCCGCCGGACGGACGTGCTGGCGGGACGGGCGGTCCGCAGAACCGCGTATCCGGCGTAG
- a CDS encoding S1 family peptidase, which produces MRKPLGAALLALAIAGAGAAPAAAAPVDTAQSFGKGADTDTVTSVVRDTVTSATESLTQVLNPKVQAVNFAGTVSLSNCSGSVVRLPDSEDNDPALVMSNGHCLETGMPGPGEVVVDRASSRTFGLLNASGSRVGTLRASKIAYGTMTDTDVAIYQLTTTYAQIKSQYGIDALTMADTHPVAGTAITVASGYWKRLYNCNIDGFAYRLKEGDWTFKDSVRYTSACNTIGGTSGSPVIDQATNKVVAVNNTGNEDGRRCTLNNPCEVDESGDVTVRQGINYAQQTYQIPACFGVDNKLDLSASGCVLPKP; this is translated from the coding sequence ATGAGAAAACCGCTCGGCGCTGCCCTCCTCGCCCTGGCGATAGCCGGGGCCGGCGCCGCACCCGCGGCCGCGGCTCCCGTGGACACGGCCCAGTCCTTCGGCAAGGGTGCCGACACGGACACGGTCACCTCGGTGGTCCGGGACACCGTCACCTCCGCCACGGAGAGCCTCACCCAGGTCCTGAACCCCAAGGTCCAGGCCGTCAACTTCGCGGGTACCGTCTCGCTCAGCAACTGCTCCGGCTCGGTCGTCCGCCTCCCGGACTCCGAGGACAACGACCCGGCGCTCGTGATGTCCAACGGCCACTGTCTGGAGACCGGCATGCCGGGACCCGGCGAGGTCGTCGTCGACCGGGCCTCCAGCCGTACCTTCGGTCTGCTCAACGCCTCCGGGAGCCGGGTCGGCACCCTGCGTGCCAGCAAGATCGCCTACGGCACGATGACCGACACGGACGTGGCGATCTATCAGCTCACCACGACCTACGCCCAGATCAAGAGCCAGTACGGCATCGACGCCCTGACCATGGCCGACACCCACCCGGTCGCGGGCACGGCGATCACGGTCGCCTCCGGCTACTGGAAGCGGCTGTACAACTGCAACATCGACGGGTTCGCGTACCGCCTCAAGGAAGGCGACTGGACCTTCAAGGACTCGGTCCGCTACACCTCCGCCTGCAACACCATCGGCGGCACCTCCGGCTCCCCCGTCATCGACCAGGCCACCAACAAGGTCGTCGCCGTCAACAACACCGGCAACGAGGACGGCCGGCGCTGCACGCTCAACAACCCGTGCGAGGTCGACGAGAGCGGCGACGTCACCGTCCGCCAGGGCATCAACTACGCCCAGCAGACCTACCAGATCCCCGCCTGCTTCGGCGTCGACAACAAGCTCGACCTGAGCGCGAGCGGGTGCGTGCTGCCCAAGCCGTAA
- a CDS encoding glycosyltransferase family 2 protein, with protein MTGPAVSVIVAAYNAMPYLTRCVTSVAEQSIGRDRLEIIVVDDGSTDGTAKELDRLADEYPQLLRIFRQENSGGPSAPRNLGLDHARGRFVFFLDADDHLGPEALERMVAMAEENGTDVVLGKMVGVGGRGAPTSMFKRDQPRTDVFSSRVYWTLNPMKMFRRELLERLRLRFPTDLSIGEDQLFVGPAYLHARGISVLASYDCLYWVRREDEGNITLRTGGTEPRLAFLPRMVDMILENVPAGPGRDHLAHRHLTVEVRQLLDHLMREPRPVQEKALARLAETIAPLWHEGLSEQLSAMALLRLHLVRHQMLDELLDLVRFERELARSKVATPVLVDGGRALARYPFLRDPARAIPDICYDVTDRLGVRHHVTRADLRGTVLRLAGHGYLHRVETRDVSTELVLRERDSKTEFRLPVTHTPTPHAGAQEDKGRFTYDRAGFEATVDIATAADGSPLGDGLWDISLAIGAQGITREVRIGSKRAGDVSGEATTHIVDTAGGLRAVTLYTTDPHGNFTLDLGERKHPVRRRLTARPTVRWAADAPTELELTGRCALAGHPQGALTVTLDDGEGRTVVHQVSGDSHRGGEFTVRIPVTDLPAGVWRGSLGLGTWSAPLPALPKKLGAAKWRRTLPWYAKPATGGGDGFALQVARTDLVRAVARRIKG; from the coding sequence ATGACTGGCCCTGCCGTCTCGGTGATTGTCGCCGCGTACAACGCAATGCCCTATCTGACCAGATGTGTCACTTCTGTCGCCGAGCAGAGCATCGGCCGGGACAGGCTGGAGATCATCGTCGTCGACGACGGCTCGACAGACGGCACGGCCAAGGAACTTGACCGGCTGGCCGACGAGTACCCGCAGCTGTTGCGGATCTTCCGGCAGGAGAACTCCGGCGGCCCCTCCGCGCCGCGCAACCTGGGTCTCGACCACGCCCGCGGACGGTTCGTGTTCTTCCTGGACGCCGACGACCACCTGGGGCCCGAGGCCCTGGAGCGCATGGTGGCCATGGCGGAGGAGAACGGCACCGACGTCGTGCTGGGCAAGATGGTGGGCGTCGGCGGGCGAGGCGCGCCCACCTCGATGTTCAAGCGCGACCAGCCGCGGACCGACGTCTTCTCGTCCCGGGTGTACTGGACGCTCAACCCGATGAAGATGTTCCGCCGGGAGCTGCTGGAGCGGCTCCGGCTGCGGTTCCCGACCGACCTGTCCATAGGTGAGGACCAGCTCTTCGTCGGCCCCGCCTACCTGCACGCCCGGGGCATCTCCGTACTGGCCTCCTACGACTGCCTGTACTGGGTGCGCCGGGAGGACGAGGGCAACATCACGCTGCGCACGGGCGGCACCGAACCCCGGCTGGCCTTCCTGCCGCGCATGGTCGACATGATCCTCGAGAACGTGCCGGCCGGCCCGGGCCGCGACCACCTGGCGCACCGCCACCTCACCGTCGAGGTCCGCCAGCTCCTCGACCATCTGATGCGCGAACCCCGCCCCGTGCAGGAGAAGGCCCTCGCCCGCCTCGCCGAGACGATCGCACCGCTCTGGCACGAGGGGCTCTCCGAGCAGCTCTCGGCCATGGCCCTGCTGCGGCTGCACCTCGTACGCCACCAGATGCTGGACGAGCTGCTCGACCTCGTGCGGTTCGAACGGGAGCTGGCCCGGAGCAAGGTGGCGACTCCCGTCCTCGTGGACGGCGGCCGGGCCCTCGCCCGCTACCCGTTCCTGCGCGACCCCGCCCGCGCCATCCCCGACATCTGCTACGACGTCACCGACCGGCTCGGCGTACGCCACCACGTCACCCGGGCCGACCTGCGCGGCACCGTGCTGCGCCTGGCCGGGCACGGCTACCTCCACCGCGTCGAGACCCGCGACGTCAGCACCGAGCTGGTGCTGCGCGAGCGCGACAGCAAGACGGAGTTCCGGCTGCCCGTCACCCACACCCCGACTCCGCACGCGGGCGCGCAGGAGGACAAGGGGCGGTTCACCTACGACCGGGCCGGCTTCGAGGCCACCGTCGACATCGCCACGGCCGCCGACGGCAGCCCGCTCGGCGACGGGCTGTGGGACATCTCCCTCGCCATCGGCGCCCAGGGGATCACGCGCGAGGTCCGCATCGGCAGCAAGCGGGCCGGCGACGTGTCCGGCGAGGCCACCACGCACATCGTGGACACCGCCGGGGGCCTGCGTGCCGTCACCCTGTACACCACCGACCCGCACGGCAACTTCACGCTCGACCTCGGTGAGCGCAAGCACCCGGTACGGCGCCGGCTCACCGCCCGTCCGACGGTGCGGTGGGCCGCCGACGCCCCCACCGAGCTGGAGCTCACCGGCCGGTGCGCGCTCGCCGGGCACCCGCAGGGCGCCCTCACCGTGACCCTGGACGACGGAGAGGGCCGCACCGTCGTCCACCAGGTCTCCGGTGACTCCCACCGCGGCGGTGAGTTCACCGTCCGGATCCCCGTCACCGATCTCCCCGCCGGTGTCTGGCGCGGCTCACTCGGACTCGGCACCTGGTCGGCTCCCCTGCCCGCGCTGCCCAAGAAGCTCGGGGCGGCGAAGTGGCGGCGGACCCTGCCCTGGTACGCCAAGCCGGCGACGGGCGGCGGCGACGGATTCGCCCTCCAGGTCGCCAGGACCGATCTCGTCCGCGCGGTCGCCCGCCGGATCAAAGGCTGA
- a CDS encoding pyridoxal phosphate-dependent aminotransferase, producing the protein MQVIQSTKLANVCYEIRGPVLEEAMRLESAGHRILKLNTGNPAAFGFECPPEILEDILRNVSTSHGYGDAKGLLAARRAVVMHNQTLGIETDVEHVFIGNGASELIVMAMQALLDDGDEVLVPAPDYPLWTAAVSLSGGTAVHYRCDEQADWMPDLADIERKVTDRTKAIVIINPNNPTGAVYDEAMLRGLTDIARRHNLLVCSDEIYDKILYDGATHTPTAAVAPDLLTLTFNGMSKAYRVAGYRVGWMSISGPRAHADSYIEGLTILANMRLCANMPGQHGVVAALSGRQTINDLVLPGGRLKEQMDVAYELLTQIPGVTCVRPKGALYLFPRLDPKVFKIRDDRQLVLDLLRREKIMVVQGSGFNWPESDHFRVVTLPTVTDLRDAVGRIGRFLDGYGQP; encoded by the coding sequence ATGCAGGTGATCCAGTCGACCAAGCTCGCCAACGTCTGTTACGAGATCCGGGGCCCGGTGCTCGAGGAGGCGATGCGGCTCGAGTCGGCAGGGCATCGGATCCTCAAGCTGAACACCGGCAACCCGGCCGCGTTCGGCTTCGAGTGCCCGCCCGAGATCCTGGAGGACATCCTCCGCAACGTCTCGACGTCCCACGGCTACGGCGACGCCAAGGGCCTGCTGGCCGCGCGCCGCGCGGTCGTGATGCACAACCAGACCCTCGGCATCGAGACCGACGTCGAGCACGTCTTCATCGGCAACGGCGCCTCCGAGCTGATCGTCATGGCCATGCAGGCGCTGCTCGACGACGGGGACGAGGTGCTCGTCCCGGCACCCGACTACCCCCTGTGGACCGCCGCCGTGTCCCTGTCCGGCGGCACCGCCGTGCACTACCGGTGCGACGAGCAGGCCGACTGGATGCCCGACCTCGCCGACATCGAGCGCAAGGTCACCGACCGCACCAAGGCCATCGTCATCATCAACCCCAACAACCCGACGGGGGCCGTATACGACGAGGCCATGCTGCGCGGGCTGACGGACATCGCCCGGCGGCACAACCTCCTCGTCTGCTCCGACGAGATCTACGACAAGATCCTCTACGACGGCGCCACCCACACCCCGACCGCCGCCGTCGCCCCCGACCTGCTCACCCTCACCTTCAACGGCATGTCGAAGGCGTACCGCGTCGCCGGGTACCGGGTGGGATGGATGTCGATCTCGGGCCCGCGCGCCCACGCCGACTCCTATATCGAGGGCCTCACCATCCTCGCGAACATGCGGCTGTGCGCGAACATGCCCGGTCAGCACGGGGTGGTCGCCGCGCTCAGCGGGCGGCAGACCATCAACGACCTGGTGCTGCCCGGCGGGCGGCTGAAGGAGCAGATGGACGTCGCGTACGAGCTGCTGACGCAGATCCCCGGCGTGACGTGCGTACGGCCGAAGGGGGCGCTGTATCTCTTCCCTCGGCTCGACCCCAAGGTGTTCAAGATCAGGGACGACCGGCAGCTCGTCCTGGACCTGCTGCGCCGCGAGAAGATCATGGTCGTCCAGGGCTCGGGCTTCAACTGGCCGGAGTCGGACCACTTCCGGGTGGTGACCCTGCCGACGGTCACGGATCTGCGGGACGCGGTGGGGCGGATCGGGCGGTTCCTGGACGGGTACGGCCAGCCGTAG
- a CDS encoding SCO4983 family protein, with amino-acid sequence MYEPIRTKSVHSTMAGTTSDFPHRSREEELDIQLAGHLAALLAVTDELRALEPSTDLDAAAERLADQVARLREGRVPARTAASGGEPKLAALHRRAHALAGRALVVAASRADTAAAILAAERMDAHAAAQAEPQELTGVG; translated from the coding sequence ATGTACGAACCGATCCGCACCAAGTCGGTCCACAGCACGATGGCCGGCACGACTTCCGACTTTCCGCACCGCTCCCGCGAGGAGGAGCTGGACATCCAGCTCGCGGGGCACCTCGCGGCGCTGCTGGCCGTCACCGATGAGCTGCGCGCGCTCGAACCGTCCACCGACCTCGACGCGGCCGCCGAACGGCTCGCCGATCAGGTGGCCCGGCTGCGGGAGGGGCGAGTGCCGGCCCGTACGGCTGCCTCCGGCGGTGAGCCGAAGCTCGCGGCACTGCATCGTCGGGCGCATGCCCTCGCCGGACGGGCGCTGGTCGTCGCCGCGTCGCGGGCCGACACCGCGGCGGCCATTCTGGCCGCCGAGCGTATGGATGCGCATGCGGCCGCGCAGGCTGAGCCACAGGAGTTGACCGGCGTCGGCTGA